The Cucumis melo cultivar AY chromosome 9, USDA_Cmelo_AY_1.0, whole genome shotgun sequence genome includes the window TTGTTTGTTGTGTGTTTTGAGAATAAGAGTGAAGGATCTATTTATAGTGTGGGCGGATTACCAACAGTCATATTCACAACGATcacaaattaattttgtaaacgtttaatttaattcttaacgatcaaaaaattaattttgtaacgcttaacggtcaaaaaattaatttgtaatagACGTTTCATAATTCCTTACAATTTTTTCATCCAATAATCCGCCACTTAAAAAACTTTTACTATCAGTCCCCCACttgaaaactttttaaaaacattttcatcgAGCAGTGTTTGTCTCTATAATGTTGTGCTTAAGTAAAGGTGTATGATGATCTGAACCTTTACGTAGTGACAATAGTTTAGAATATTGTAAAGTAACTCAtagttttgaactttacttCTAACGTTATCGCACACACAGCATTATTTGAGTGAAGTTCTAAAATAACCCGTGTTTTATGGCCTTGCACGTATATCCCAATTTAGTGAATGCTCTAGGAATCTGTCCAGAATTCCATAGAAAGCGGCCCTCACTTCCACATTCACTAAAGTGAATCTATCAAGAGTACACCTGTAGCTAGGTAccctacttgatatcaagtatagATTTCATTAAGAACAAAGTTCAGCCTCATCATACACTTCAGAATGTCATGTTGATCACTAAAACATAAGAATTGgacttttaaatatttagcaTGATTCTCATCATCTTACTTGTGATCAGTTATTACCCATTGAACTTGTTTCTTAggatcttcagtctttcaagtTGGGTTTACCTCATAGTCATTCAAGTTTTAATAGGCTTGAGTCCCATTCTTTCTAAGgttttaaaaaccttttctCTAGCGAGTCTTTTCGTCAAAGGATCAGCCAAGTTATCGTCAGACCGTACATAATCCACTATTACTGCACCAATAGTGAGCAATTCTCTAATGGTACTATGCTTACGACGTATCTGTCGTCTCTTACCATTATAGTAACAGTTTTGAACTTTTGCAATAGCTGCAGTATTATTACAATAGATTAGTATGGATGGTATCGGTCTTTTCCATGTGGGAATTTCTGATAGCAAGCTTTGAAGCCAGCTTGCTTCTTCACTAGTAGCAACTAGTGCTATCATCTCTGACTCCATCATTGACTGGGCTAAAATTGTCTGTTTCTTGGATTTCCAAGCTATAGCTCCTcctattatattaaaaatatagccacTTGTAGCCTTTGAGTCATTTGAGAGAGAGTTTCAATCAGCATCGATGTAACCTTCAAGTACAGTAGGAAACTTGTTATAATGTAATCCTAGGTTTTGGGTTTTCTTAAGGTATCTCATTATTCTTTCTATCGCATTCCAATGTTCTACACTGGGTCTACAGGTAAACCTACATAGTAATCCTACAGCGTAGCTATGTCTGGTCTACTGCAATCAGCAGCATACCTCAAACTACCTATGATACTAGTGTACTCGGATTGGTTAATATTGTCACCAGTGTTCTTGAATAATTTTACACTAGAGTCATAAAGTGTACAAGCTGGTTTACCATCGAAATAGTTGTACTTCTTTAGAATCTTTTCTATTAATGAGATTGATCTAAAGAAATTTCATTTTCACTTCTtgtaattttgatgcctaagaTTACATCAGCTTTACCTAGGTCTTTCATGTCAATATTTGCACTCAACAtagattttacatcatttatgacatgcaagtttaatttaaagattaacatgtcatctacTTATAGGCATCTAATAATACATAGCCTACCTTCAGTCTTATAGTAGATACATTTGTCACTTTCATTTACTTTAAATCCTTTTGACATGAGTAAGTTGTCAAACTTTTCGTGCCATTGTTTGAGAGCTTGTTTTAGGTCATAAAGGGATTTATCTAGTTTGCAAACTTTGGATACTTAGCCGTGAACTATGAAACTTTCAGGTTGTTCCATGtaaatctcttcttctaaatcaccatttagGAAAGCAGTTTTAACATCCATCTGATGGATTAAGAAATTTTTCAGGGCAACTATAGATATCAACACTCTAATAGAGGTGATTCTAGTGATCGGGAAAAAAGTATCAAAGAAGTCTATGTTTTTCCTCTCCCTAAATCCTTTTGCTACTAATCTAGCCTTATACTTATCTACTGATCCATCAggtttgagtttcttccttAAAACCCATTTGCAACCTACAGCTTTACATCCAGGGGGTAAGTCAACTAGGTGCCAAGTTCTATTGGATTTAAGAGAATCCATTTCATCACTAATAGCTTCTTGCCATAAATTGGCATCTACTGAGGATAATGCTTTTGTTAGATCTTTTAGATCTTCTACGTTGTACATTTCGAAGTCTTCTCCAAAGTCTTTTACTATTCTAgctctcttgcttcttctaggtTCAGGATCTACTTCCTTGTCTTCGATTTGGATCCTAATTGAAGGTAGACTACTGGAACTTGAGCCCCCACTTGTTTGACTATATAGACCCCcactatttctagatttaaaaggaaatctATCCTAAAAAAAATCTATGTCATTCGATTCTATGATTACTTTGTTTTCTAAGTCATAGAATCTATAGGCTTTACCATTTTCAGCGTATCCTATGAAGACACATTCATAGGCTCTACTTGCTAATTTCCTTATTTTTGGATCAGGTATTTTAACAGCTAGACAGCCCTAAGTTCTAAGATAAGACAATTTTGGTGTTTTATGTTTAAAGACTTCGTGTGGTGAAGTTTTACTGCTTGATTTAGGAATCCTATTAAGAACATAATTAACAGTCTTAATTATTTCACCCCACCAAGATGGTGTTGCTCCTGACTCAAGTAAGATAGTAACTACTAGCTCAGTTAGAgttttattctttatttctgcttttccattcattttagaaaaataaggTGCAGtagtttcatgtattattccttttgagttataaaactcattaaatgcaattgaatcatattcagttcctCTATCATTACGAAGtctcttaattcttttgttaaacTGGTTCTCTATTTCAATTACAAACACTTTGAATATTTCATAggcatcacttttatttttaagcagATAAATAAAAGTGTAGTCAGAACAGTCATCTATAAAGGTAATTACATACCTTTTACTTTTTCTAAGTTAAAGTGtcatcaaattcacataagtcagaatgaattaattctaaaggCTCTTTTACTCTAGTTACAGACTTATGCGAGGTTTTAATTATCTTAGCTTGACTACAATatgcacatttctcaaaatcccAAATTCTTTCTAATTTCTAAAGTATGCAAAACTTTCTTCAGCACAAGCGTCTTGGCGGATGTGAATTTCAGTTCTACTTCTCCAATACCGACCACCTTGGTTGTGTGATGATCTCCTAGAAGGATATTCTTATCCTTAActtcattatattttctaaaaagactAAGGTCATGGCAGACATGGCGGGATGCACCGGTGTCTAGCCACCAACCTTCAGACCCCCCAATCACATTAACTTCAGATATCATAGCTACTAATTCATCTTCTATCAGGTTCGCCTGCACAGCAGGATGACTCCTGTTTCTACAATTTCTAGGTAAATGACCAGGCTTATTACAATTATAACAAACAATTTGTACCGTACTTCTGGACTGTGAGTTATTTTGTTTGTTGGATCCTCGTTTCATCTTGTTTCTTTTCGACTATAGGTCCGATTTTAGAACTGGAGTGGGCTTCTTTCTGCGGATAGCGTtcacctcttcttttttatcatgcTTCCTTGCTTTCTCCTCTATCCTTAGCCTCGTGATTAGACTTTCCAGCGAGAACTCCTTGGTTTTGTGCCTTAGGGTGTTCTTGAAATCCTTCCATAATTGAGgtaatttatcaataataacagCAACTTGAAATTGATCATCGAGTGGCATACCTTCACTGATAATCTCGTAGGCTATTTTCTGGATTTCATGTGATTGTGCCTCCACGGATTTGTCGTCAGTCATTTGATATCTCAGGTATCGGCTGACAACGTACTTCTTCGATCCTGCTTCCTCAGTATCGTACTTCTTTTGTAGTGCACCCCACACTTCTTTTGTAGTAGTCATGGTACTATAATAATCATATAGTTCATCAGTAAGACCATTAAGAATTAGGTTCTTACAGATGAAGTCAGTTTCTGTCCAGGTGGCGAGATTCTTTAGTTGTTCTTTTGTAGGATCTTTTTCTGAAACCTTCGGCTTTTCAACAGTACAAGTAGTGGTCACCTTCTTCAGCGTGAGGAAAAATAACATCTTTTGTTTCCACCTTTTGAAGTATGCTCCTTCAAAACGGAATGGAAGGTTGAGATCAGAAGACATCAAGTCGGATTGGATTTGTCTGGCCATCACAGCAGAAAAGAAACgtcttaaaattgttgttgcacttcAATCTTCAATGCAAAAAATCGTCCAAGTCCGgaaaataatgatgaaagaaacGAGGCAAAAACTGAACGGATTGTTAAAAGGAACAAGGACTGCAAAACAGAAACTAAATTAGTGAAAGGTTGAGTCGCGAaacacgctctctttaagacgtttcgcggCTCTGCTCTGAATCGTGCAAACAGAATTATGTCTCGTCGTCCCCAGGATAAAATAGCCCTTTTTCGTCAATTAGTTTTGCACAAAAACTAAGTGAAACTGAAACACTCAAAAAAGAACAGCTCGGAAAAtttttaagagaatgagaatttgaaagaaaattgTTTGTTGTGTGTTTTGAGAATGAGAGTGAGGGATTTATTTATAGTGTGGGCGGATTACCAACGGTCATATTCACAACGGTcacaaattaattttgtaaacggtcaatttaattcttaacggtcaaaaaattaattttgtaacgtttAACAGTCAAAAAGTTAATTTGTAATAAACGTTTCATAATTCCTTCCAAAATTTTCATCCAATACATATACAATGTGAATTTATATAAATGCAATGGGAATTAGTATCCAGTTTGTATCCccaaagaaaaggaaataaaaagttGAAATTATGGACCCAAAGCCAAAATGATTAATAAAAGGGCCACCATCTTCATCTTGGATACTGAGATCTTATATCCAATAATTACGTACCCATTTCTACCACTCTGTTTCATGGTCAATATCCCAATCACCATTTATCATATCACTCCCCTACCTTCTTCAACCACATCTCAACATTTACACTAATTAATTATGTATTTTTCAAGAATCAAAGCAAGAGGATCAGGAACTCATTCTTGCCCTTGCCTAGGACCATTGTCCTATAACTTCTATTATCATCAACCATATATAATTGCATTCTTCTCAGCTTTTTTCATTCATGTCTATAATGAATTTGATTGATTCATGCCCTTAAAGTTATAGTAGGAAGCTTGGTTTTAGAGTATGTAGACCAATTCaacttaaatatttttttgtcaagtagaaaaaatattcatattttcTAAAATGTTGCAATATTACCATTGTTCTTTCATACATTTTTTAACCCTACAATTCGAAtagaacaaattttaaaatttaggtttAAATTATTACTTGAATTatctaaaacaaaattatgGATCAATACACAATTCTCAGTCATTGCTATATTATTCTAGGCCATATTTTTCATCTGAAATCTTAACGACTTTCTTTTCTACTTTGAGTGTATTTTTGAAACATTTACGAAAagttaaaagataatattaCAACTTTTGAAAGAAGGTGATTAATTTACTTTATGATATATTTTAGTCTCTCATTGTTTTTACGGGTAaattgccttttttttttttttttttttggtaaaaaaAAGTGCATTCACATCATGAGGAAATGGTGAAATATGGCATCTCTTCATTAGTTAGAAGTTAGAAGAGAATTGCTCATAAagggaaaagaaaggaaaataaataaataaataaaaactaagcCAATGGAGCAATTGAAAGCATCATTACCACCCCCATACCATTACCACTAGCTGCATTCATGTTGTTCCTTGGTGGGGccttttcttcctttgttttctttttttaatgtgatttctttacttttttttttcttttaattttctttttagcGAGAATTTTTTTCACCAATTGAACTGTATCATTGATTCTCCCAAATTTTCAGCATTTGGTCCCACACTGCACCaccattttcttctttaaaCCCCATTGTTTCCCTTTCCTTTTCTTCACATCCTTCttcaatattaaaaaataaaaaataaaaagtcatTGAACCTACAGTGATGATATGAAGTAGCCTTGGGGCCATAGGCTTTTGTGGGCTCAAAATGAAATATCACATGATTCCAAGGGTTTCCCTACAAATACACCAATTTTTAATCTTTGATACTTTTATATACAGAGTAATTTTACTTGGAATAATATGGCCATGCAGTATTGTTGATGAAAATTGTGTTTTATGACAAACAAAATCCACAAGCAAgaaataaataactaaaaagATTTACATAGTTCACTCACGAGATAACAAGATGCTGTGATATAGGCCAATTTGGAGCACCAAATTCCATATGCCTCCACTTTCCCAGTTTCTATTCCCTTTCTTTAAGATTTCTTAAAACATTCCCTTCTAACAGTCACGCCTTACTGACACAATTGACATCTTGGATCATTCACTCATCTGTTTGTGTCTCTTTTATTGCGAAAAACAACTGTGTCTATTAAAGCAGGCGCCGATCCTAAGATTGAGAATTTAAGATAGACCCTTTGTTTGTGGGGTGGGTGGGTCCGAT containing:
- the LOC127150877 gene encoding uncharacterized protein LOC127150877, which codes for MARQIQSDLMSSDLNLPFRFEGAYFKRWKQKMLFFLTLKKVTTTCTVEKPKVSEKDPTKEQLKNLATWTETDFICKNLILNGLTDELYDYYSTMTTTKEVWGALQKKYDTEEAGSKKYVVSRYLRYQMTDDKSVEAQSHEIQKIAYEIISEGMPLDDQFQVAVIIDKLPQLWKDFKNTLRHKTKEFSLESLITRLRIEEKARKHDKKEEVNAIRRKKPTPPGHLPRNCRNRSHPAVQANLIEDELVAMISEVNVIGGSEGWWLDTGASRHVCHDLSLFRKYNEVKDKNILLGDHHTTKVVGIGEVELKFTSAKTLVLKKVLHTLEIRKNLGF